Genomic DNA from Anabrus simplex isolate iqAnaSimp1 chromosome 9, ASM4041472v1, whole genome shotgun sequence:
atcgggggtacaactggggaggatgcccagtacctcgcccaggcggcctcacctgctatgctgaacaggggccttgcgggagatgggaagtttgaaagggatagacaaggccgtggcgttaagttaggtaccatcccggcatttgcctggaggagaagtgggaaaccacggaagaccacttccagggatgactgaggtgggaatcaaacctacctctactcaactgacctcccgaggctgagtggaccccgttccagccctcgtaccactttttcaaatttcgtggcagggccgggaatcgaacccaggtttccgggcgtggcagctaatcacactaacaactacaccacagaggtggacaaccaGATCTAGGTAAAAggaatcgctgacctggccggaaatgaacccggggcctctgggtaaggggCAGGTACGTTACACTTGCACCGTGGAGCCTGTTCAGTATTCTTTTCGGCTTTataacatttttgttttgttttatagttattttaggggttgcctggccgagacggtaaaggcgtgctcggttcgctcggaaggacgtgggttcgaatccccgtcagaaagtcgtaaaatttaagtaacgagatttccacttccgcaggtgcacgtggccctgaggttcactcagcctccaccaaaaatgagtaccagtgtcgaagttacgtatagtggaagcccttaccttccacccctccaagggccttcatgacctgtacggagatgacgttgCTTTGCTTGTTTTTTAATGGTTCAGTTTCAAATTCCTCCGTTTACATTGATAGATACATGGTTTATTTTCACTGGCAAATTTAGCGACAGGTGTCCCTCTGTAACACTTAACTTTTCTTTCCACATACTTTGTTCAGAAAGGAAAGttacctagttgtacatcctcttaaggTTTTCATCCACCCTCAATACAATTTTTTTCCAGAAATTTTtccaaggaataaaaatatatcggACATACGAAAATACGTTTTCTCTAGTTTCCACAAATGTTCTTTAGCTTACTTACATTTATTTAAATAACCTGTGCCCACGCTTTCCAGCAGCTGTCATTTCGACGCCTTGGCATATCTGGCTTGATATTTCAAAATCTCTTTCACTGAAACTAAGTGATGTGTTTGAACGCTTTATTTCTCACATTCGGAAGTGAACTTTTCCTGGTGGGCAGCAGATGGAAgcgcttttttttttgctttacgtcgcaccgacacagataggtcttatggcaacgatgggacatgaaaggcctaggaatgggaaggaagcgtccgtggccttaattaaggtacagccccagcatttgcctggtgtgaaaatgggaaaccacggaaaaccatcttcaggggcctgtttcataaaactaactaataatattagctaataatattagaactcataaaacaaattattagttgtcaaaattctgtttcataaagatgtatgcctgactaataaaatggcttcactaataatattagttcattagtcagctgatacagttTGAGGTTAGAATCGATTTGTTGCATGTTCTTACAGTAGTTTGTTTTCGTTCCTTGCAGTAGGCTAGCGCTTGACCCACTCATACTCTGTGCTTTTTGTGTTTGACTACAACCGGAACCGGCTATTCAGTGCAGTTTCAGATTCTTGTCAGTTTATATAGGCTACAATGGGTAAAAGAAACGACAATAATGTCACAGGAAAGAAAGTTTCCTTAGAAAAGTGCTGGAGTTGAAGGGGCAGTTGTTCGGAGCCTTTTCACTAACCTTGACAAAGGACACGAAGAGGCAAGCATGGATGGAACTGCGGGATTATGCTGCGGCTATTGGGCTGGTCACAGCCGACAAAGATCACACTTATGTGCGGGATGCTACTTGGCCTAACATGAGGAGCAGAACAGTGGTAAGTTTTAACTGTTGTTTTTCTCTTAGTTGGAGGTTATGTCAGTGTTTATTTACTAACTTCAAGCCACCCTTTTCTCAACTGGGTGTCGATATTTTTTAAAGGGGGAGAGGGGGAAATAAGGAGACTATTAGCTCCGCAGTATAGTTTACTGTGCTGTATACTACCCATAGTCATTTAACATTATGCATCATACAGCCATCCTTTGTGTTTTTATGACTGTGACTGAGCAGAACATAACCTGAAATGAATTCCAGTGATATTTATAAATCTTTGTTTTAATATGCAAAAAAGCATACTAAAATTATTGTATACAATAGATGTAGGTAGTACTTTAGTATAGACAGTTACAACAGGATGTCCTTCTAGACTTACATGGTTTCTTTCATTTACAGGCAAAAGTTGATAATGCTTATCAGACAGGAAGTGGGGGAGGAAGTAGCAAAAAATTAGATGTCATAGACCACCTGGTTCTTGACATTATCGGAAGAGAATCTCCTGTTTTACAGGGATTCGGAACAGAAGATTATCTTGGAGAAATCGTTCTTCCTACAATGGGACCAACTTCCGCTTCAACCAGTGACTATATAGTGGCGTTGGAagaaagtaggcctatatctgccACTGAAATTGATGGAAGCTGGCAAAATGGAGAGCTCCAGCATCAGCAGGAGACACCTAAGGCTAGAGGTAAGCTGGAAATGATTTAACTTAAGACTGTATTCTGGTATCTAATTCCACCTCTTGACTGCGACTTCTTTGTGTGACTTTAAACTTACAGGCTCAGGCTGCCCGCTAGTAACCAAGATCTGTTTTCCCTGGATTACATTTAGTGGAACACTGTACATAATAATGTGATGCTTGAGCATGTTTATCATACTCTGGTATagtcatcttgaaacatattttgcatgaacactaatggcataaagaagttgaaataaatgtatcatatgtcAAAAAAGCTACACTTCATCATAAAATATAAATCTGTGAAGTGGATCATCGGCAATCCCATTGTACACAGCCACTACAACCAACAAAAATTGACTacattgctcacagcaagccaTCAGTCATTCCTCTAATGCCTATGCTCATCAGGGACCCTTTCTTGAAATTGGCACGAGTGAGCATGCCAGTTTTAAACATGCTCATAACAGAAACGTGTGGATTATTGTTCAGAAACTTgggtacattcccagttcttgtcGCAAATGGAAGTGTCGTTAAATATGTAAGCTGgtcaactagtgtgtacaaaaGAAACACACCACTGACACAGTACTTTATTTGTAGAATTCTTTTCTGTGATAATTtcctttttctataatattttctccttaatagcaagggaaaatctggaacaaatattcgtttataggaaggggagttagggattggaataacttaccaagggagatgttcaataaatttccaatttctttgcaatcatttaagaaaaggctaggaaaataacagatagggaatctgccacctgggcgactgccctaagtgcagatgtgcagatcagtagtgattgattgattgacaatactTGAGCACCTCTACGGTATGTAAATTATATGGGCAGATTTTAAAACATGGGGCGTTTGAAAAAAAACATTAAGAAGATAAGAGTTATTGTCTTTTTAAtctgtaatattataatttaaattttggttCAACGATTACAAGGAAATTAGGCCtacaaatttgtattattattcctAGCATTTACCCGTTGGTGCAAGGTCCGCCATTTTGCACGATCTTGGGCATCGTGTGGTCTTAACATGAGAGTCTTCGTAtcatttactgtgtcatgccagctTTGCTCTGGACGTTCGTGTGgacgttgcccattaatttcaaaggagtgaGTTAAATtggctccgggcgagttggccatgcggttaggggcgcgcggctgtgaggttgcatccaggagatagtagtttcgaatcccactgcgaaagccctgaagatggttttctgtgatttcccattttcacatcagggaaatgctggggctgtacgttaattaaggctacgaccgctttcttccaactcctaaccctttcctatcccatcgtcgccttaagacctatctgtgttggtgcgacataaagccgctagccaaaaaaaaaaaaaaagtaacaaactGTTCCAGATGCggcacacaggacatgaccataccatttgagaTGCTTTTCCTGTGCTTTCTCAGTGATGGGTACAATGCTCATTTGCTAGTGAAtggtgtcgtttttgacatgataCAAGTGTGAtgccatttccatattatacaatttattaacttcattatatATACCCGCATTGACTTTTGCTCACCTGTAATGGAGTGTGTTCCACCTTCCAATACCTATTTTATTGTAGGCCTTTATATGTTTAGGACTAACACATTACACATGGTATTGATAATAATTAGGACAAAAAATAGCTGAAGATGTCTCTAATAGAGACTAAAACATAATAGCCGAATATGTGTCTATTACAGATTATTTATAAAGGCTGGTGTTTAACAATTTATTCCTGTCATTAGTCTTAGGGTGCCCATTTTCTGGAAAAATAGGGAAAGCATGGAAACACAGGGAAATGACTTGTCA
This window encodes:
- the LOC137502180 gene encoding uncharacterized protein; protein product: MELRDYAAAIGLVTADKDHTYVRDATWPNMRSRTVAKVDNAYQTGSGGGSSKKLDVIDHLVLDIIGRESPVLQGFGTEDYLGEIVLPTMGPTSASTSDYIVALEESRPISATEIDGSWQNGELQHQQETPKARGTVKKRVLVQHPQESKEIESLKKRQLQLEVRKLELEVWEKENLLNIEHSPLTSGVQERGKKELSVPNNEYLIVENNDGNFVVVQPQM